One part of the Corynebacterium aurimucosum ATCC 700975 genome encodes these proteins:
- a CDS encoding 4-hydroxy-3-methylbut-2-enyl diphosphate reductase produces the protein MTETAKKVLLAAPRGYCAGVDRAVETVEKALEKYGAPIYVRKQIVHNRFVVESLAERGVIFVEEASEAPEGAHLVFSAHGIAPSVRKEAQERKQLTLDATCPLVTKVHKEAQRFERDGYQILLVGHEGHEEVEGTAGEAPDVTHLVDGLEGVDKLPDFLHEEKLIWLSQTTLSVDETIQIVNKLRERFPHLENPPSDDICYATQNRQESVKAIAPKCDLMIVVGSENSSNSKRLVEVALEAGSKTSHLVDFASEIDEAWLEGVNTVGVTCGASVPELLVREVLEFLDERGYNDVEQVTTSTETITFSLPRELRPARTAR, from the coding sequence ATGACTGAAACTGCAAAGAAGGTGCTCCTGGCGGCTCCCCGCGGCTACTGTGCCGGCGTGGACCGTGCTGTTGAGACAGTGGAAAAGGCGTTGGAGAAGTACGGCGCCCCTATCTACGTGCGCAAGCAGATTGTGCACAACCGGTTCGTTGTTGAATCCCTGGCTGAGCGTGGTGTCATCTTTGTGGAGGAGGCTTCCGAAGCCCCCGAAGGCGCTCACCTTGTGTTCTCTGCACACGGCATCGCGCCGAGCGTGCGCAAGGAGGCACAAGAGCGCAAGCAGCTCACGCTCGATGCCACCTGCCCGCTGGTGACCAAGGTTCACAAGGAAGCTCAGCGCTTTGAGCGCGATGGCTACCAGATCCTCCTTGTCGGCCACGAGGGGCACGAAGAGGTCGAAGGCACCGCTGGTGAGGCCCCGGACGTTACCCACCTCGTGGATGGTCTGGAGGGCGTCGACAAGCTGCCCGATTTCCTGCATGAGGAAAAGCTCATCTGGCTGTCCCAGACCACGTTGTCGGTGGATGAAACCATCCAGATCGTCAATAAGCTGCGTGAGCGCTTCCCGCATCTGGAGAACCCGCCATCAGATGACATTTGCTACGCCACACAGAATCGCCAGGAGTCGGTCAAGGCCATTGCTCCGAAGTGCGATCTCATGATTGTTGTGGGCTCCGAGAACTCCTCGAACTCCAAGCGCCTCGTCGAGGTCGCTTTGGAGGCGGGCTCTAAGACCTCACACCTAGTGGACTTTGCCTCGGAGATCGACGAAGCCTGGCTCGAAGGCGTAAACACCGTTGGCGTGACCTGTGGTGCGTCCGTGCCTGAGCTGCTCGTCCGTGAAGTGCTGGAGTTCCTCGATGAGCGCGGCTACAACGATGTTGAGCAGGTGACCACCTCTACGGAGACCATTACCTTCTCCCTGCCGCGCGAACTGCGTCCGGCACGTACGGCGCGTTAA
- the ychF gene encoding redox-regulated ATPase YchF, translating into MSLTLGIVGLPNVGKSTLFNALTRSDILAANYPFATIEPNVGLVELPDSRLNRLAEIFSSERILPATVSFVDIAGIVEGASKGEGMGNAFLANIREADAICQVVRAFADENVIHVDGEVNPAHDISVINTELILADLQTIEKALPRLEKEARKNKDLAETVEETKKAQAILEDDRTLFAASKNNEIDLALLRELHLMTAKPFLYVFNSDEAVLTDDAKKEELRQLVAPAECVFLDAQTETDLLELDEAEALELLESVGQEEPGLATLAKAGFATLGLQTYLTAGPKEARAWTIKQGSAAPQAAGVIHTDFEKKFIKAEIVSFDDLDAAGSMAEARNAGKVRQEGKEYIMQDGDVCDFKIGG; encoded by the coding sequence GTGAGTCTTACACTTGGAATCGTCGGCCTGCCCAACGTGGGCAAGTCCACTTTGTTTAATGCCCTGACCCGTTCTGACATCTTGGCGGCGAATTACCCGTTTGCCACCATTGAGCCCAATGTCGGTCTTGTTGAGCTTCCCGATTCCCGCCTGAACCGCCTTGCGGAAATCTTCAGCTCCGAGCGCATCCTGCCGGCCACCGTGTCCTTCGTGGATATCGCCGGCATTGTGGAAGGCGCTTCCAAGGGCGAAGGCATGGGTAACGCCTTCCTCGCCAACATCCGTGAAGCTGACGCCATCTGCCAGGTGGTTCGTGCCTTCGCTGATGAAAATGTGATCCACGTCGACGGTGAGGTCAACCCGGCGCACGACATCTCCGTTATTAATACTGAGCTCATCCTCGCGGACCTCCAGACCATTGAGAAGGCCCTGCCGCGCTTGGAAAAGGAAGCCCGCAAGAACAAGGACTTGGCAGAGACCGTGGAGGAGACCAAGAAGGCCCAGGCCATCTTGGAGGATGACCGGACCCTCTTCGCTGCTTCCAAGAACAACGAGATCGACCTCGCGCTTCTGCGCGAGCTGCACCTCATGACCGCGAAGCCCTTCCTCTACGTCTTCAACTCGGATGAGGCCGTGCTCACCGATGACGCCAAGAAAGAGGAGCTGCGCCAGCTCGTCGCCCCTGCGGAATGCGTCTTCCTCGATGCCCAGACCGAAACCGACCTCCTGGAGCTCGATGAGGCGGAGGCACTGGAGCTGCTCGAGTCGGTGGGCCAGGAGGAGCCCGGCTTGGCGACGTTGGCCAAGGCCGGCTTCGCTACCCTCGGCCTGCAGACCTACCTGACCGCAGGTCCGAAGGAAGCCCGCGCCTGGACCATCAAGCAGGGCTCCGCTGCGCCGCAGGCCGCGGGTGTTATCCACACCGACTTTGAGAAGAAGTTCATTAAGGCCGAAATCGTCTCCTTCGATGACTTGGACGCCGCCGGCTCCATGGCGGAAGCCCGCAATGCTGGCAAGGTGCGCCAGGAGGGCAAGGAGTACATCATGCAGGACGGCGACGTCTGCGATTTCAAGATCGGCGGCTAA
- a CDS encoding DNA recombination protein RmuC produces MSGTHAMMTGMTSSLPVVLLFLGLIIGAALGWLARAYSAQSAQPSEEHRALQESQRRQAELAPLEKAMDRLGLQIQEIEEDRATSLAALSSQVQAVTRTSTRLSDRTDKLVGALRSPNVRGRWGEVQLERVVELGGMRKHVDFDSQVSARINGSLVRPDLVIHLAGGRSIVVDAKVPLSAYLDAMETEDPEERAGYLRRHAHLMRSHVQALASKDYIEAFSPTPQFVVLFVPADTFVDAALSIDAELLEFAFERNAVIATPSTLFALLRTVAVSWQHEEISDKAREVQRLGRDLYTRLNTLNEHYDKVGRGLERAVEAYNASLASLDSRVGVTARRLKDLDVPARVDRLPVEPRSVGSWPRRAQNE; encoded by the coding sequence ATGTCCGGGACGCATGCCATGATGACAGGCATGACGTCTTCCCTCCCCGTAGTGCTCCTCTTCCTCGGCCTCATCATTGGGGCCGCATTGGGCTGGCTAGCCCGCGCCTATTCAGCGCAATCCGCCCAGCCTTCAGAGGAGCATCGCGCCCTGCAAGAGTCCCAGCGCCGCCAAGCAGAGCTCGCTCCGCTGGAGAAGGCCATGGACCGTCTAGGCCTACAGATCCAGGAAATTGAGGAAGATCGAGCGACCTCACTCGCAGCACTCAGCAGCCAGGTCCAAGCGGTAACTCGTACCTCAACACGCCTGTCGGATCGCACGGACAAGCTGGTCGGCGCGCTGCGCTCCCCCAATGTCCGCGGGCGGTGGGGCGAAGTGCAATTAGAGCGCGTCGTTGAGCTCGGCGGCATGCGCAAACACGTCGACTTTGATTCCCAAGTCAGCGCCCGCATCAACGGATCGCTGGTACGCCCTGATCTAGTCATTCACTTGGCCGGAGGGCGCAGCATTGTCGTGGACGCGAAGGTGCCTCTCAGTGCCTACCTCGACGCAATGGAGACCGAGGACCCAGAGGAGCGGGCAGGGTATCTCCGGCGCCACGCGCACCTCATGCGTTCCCACGTGCAGGCGTTGGCCTCCAAGGACTATATCGAGGCCTTCTCCCCCACCCCACAATTTGTGGTTCTCTTTGTCCCCGCCGATACCTTCGTCGACGCTGCCCTGTCTATCGACGCCGAATTGCTGGAGTTCGCCTTCGAGCGCAACGCCGTCATCGCCACCCCGAGCACCCTCTTTGCCCTCTTGCGCACCGTCGCGGTGAGCTGGCAGCACGAGGAAATCTCCGATAAGGCCCGCGAAGTCCAGCGTTTGGGTCGCGACCTTTATACGCGCTTGAACACTCTTAACGAGCACTACGACAAGGTGGGCCGCGGACTCGAGCGCGCGGTGGAAGCCTATAACGCAAGCTTGGCCAGTTTGGATTCTCGCGTCGGGGTTACCGCGCGGCGGCTCAAGGATCTGGATGTTCCAGCCCGCGTTGACCGCCTGCCGGTGGAACCGCGCAGCGTTGGTTCTTGGCCGCGGCGCGCCCAGAATGAATAA
- a CDS encoding DUF6542 domain-containing protein encodes MSVAKNRRRPPRRGMPLSRALLVALVVTLVALAVSGILGSVGLPFALIFGLGSLAVTWLVETRGLYMTVISLPLLYALGTVVGGFINSTAGLPEGASPFSKTAILTTAFPLLQHFPVLIVTVVACALLAVLRLWRSDSHAKDLEAEAQEKRRAEVASDRRSRSERLSVAELLAREATGSGRVRERDREERRRIQAEERAKRRQASPDADEREDFRRAAAESAENARRARERSQRSSQPLEENLYDED; translated from the coding sequence GTGTCTGTAGCCAAAAATCGTCGCCGCCCTCCCCGCCGCGGGATGCCGCTTAGCCGAGCACTCCTCGTCGCGCTCGTCGTTACGCTTGTGGCCTTGGCGGTCTCAGGCATTCTGGGCAGCGTGGGGCTGCCCTTCGCCCTGATTTTTGGACTCGGCTCGCTGGCTGTCACCTGGTTGGTGGAAACTCGCGGCCTCTACATGACGGTAATTTCCCTGCCGCTGCTGTACGCATTAGGAACCGTGGTTGGCGGGTTCATCAACTCCACTGCTGGATTGCCGGAAGGGGCCTCGCCCTTTTCCAAGACTGCGATTCTCACCACGGCTTTCCCACTATTGCAGCATTTCCCCGTGCTCATCGTCACGGTTGTGGCCTGCGCGCTACTTGCAGTTCTGCGCCTGTGGCGCAGCGATAGCCACGCGAAGGACCTTGAGGCGGAAGCCCAAGAAAAGCGCCGCGCCGAAGTTGCGTCCGATCGCCGGAGCCGCTCCGAGCGCCTGTCCGTAGCAGAACTCCTTGCCCGTGAGGCCACGGGCTCAGGCCGAGTCCGTGAGCGCGACCGTGAAGAACGTCGCCGGATTCAAGCTGAAGAACGCGCGAAGCGCCGACAGGCTTCCCCCGATGCGGATGAGCGAGAAGATTTCCGCCGCGCTGCCGCCGAATCAGCGGAGAATGCGCGGCGTGCGCGGGAGCGCTCCCAGCGGTCCTCCCAGCCGCTGGAAGAAAATCTCTACGACGAGGATTAA
- a CDS encoding amidohydrolase gives MSIAHILDRAAEVTQWQEALYKDLHQHPELSMEEERTRGVIADKLREFPGVEVLEFGGGVVGILRNGEGSTVLERADFDGLPITEDTGLDYSATGEAMHACGHDAHVAGLLGATEALAKATDAWSGTFVALFQPGEETAEGAQSMVNAGLTDKVPTPDVAFGQHIFIDKNAPAGSVLIAPGPVLSTATSLTVTVYGHGSHGSMPHLSVDPVVLASSIVLRLQTIVSREVDPHQFAVLTVGALQAGSKANIIPDSATLRINIRAYDEDVRAQIVEAIHRIVKAECRAARSPCEPEFAQSDNYPLTVNDEDVTEKVRAQLIDVLGSDNVLDMEPWTASEDFSRIPDAFGAPYCFWGFGGRTDGASIPNHNPRFAPELQPTLTTATQALIAAAYAYLGNQRKDVLKE, from the coding sequence ATGAGTATTGCCCACATCCTAGATCGCGCAGCAGAGGTCACGCAGTGGCAAGAAGCCCTCTACAAGGATTTGCACCAGCATCCTGAGCTCAGCATGGAGGAGGAGCGCACCCGCGGTGTTATCGCGGATAAGCTCCGGGAGTTTCCAGGAGTTGAGGTGCTGGAATTCGGCGGGGGAGTCGTCGGCATCCTCCGAAACGGCGAAGGCTCGACGGTCCTAGAGCGCGCCGATTTCGACGGCTTGCCCATCACCGAGGACACCGGCTTGGACTACTCCGCTACGGGCGAGGCAATGCATGCCTGTGGCCACGATGCCCACGTGGCCGGGTTACTTGGCGCCACCGAGGCGCTGGCCAAGGCGACCGATGCGTGGTCCGGTACATTCGTCGCGCTTTTCCAGCCGGGTGAGGAAACCGCGGAGGGCGCGCAGTCCATGGTGAATGCAGGGCTCACCGATAAAGTCCCCACGCCTGATGTGGCCTTTGGCCAGCACATCTTCATTGATAAGAATGCCCCAGCCGGCAGCGTGCTGATTGCGCCCGGCCCAGTCTTGTCTACAGCAACCTCGCTCACCGTCACCGTTTATGGTCACGGTTCCCACGGCTCGATGCCGCACCTCAGCGTCGATCCTGTGGTGCTGGCCAGCTCCATCGTTCTGCGGCTGCAAACAATTGTCTCCCGTGAGGTCGATCCGCACCAGTTCGCCGTGTTGACCGTTGGGGCACTGCAGGCGGGCTCGAAGGCAAACATCATCCCGGACTCGGCGACCCTGCGCATCAACATCCGTGCTTATGATGAGGATGTCAGGGCTCAAATCGTTGAGGCGATTCACCGCATTGTGAAGGCAGAGTGCCGGGCAGCGAGGTCCCCGTGCGAGCCAGAGTTTGCGCAGAGTGATAATTACCCCCTCACCGTCAACGATGAAGACGTGACTGAAAAGGTGCGCGCGCAGCTTATCGACGTCCTCGGTAGCGACAATGTTCTCGACATGGAGCCGTGGACGGCGTCCGAAGATTTCTCACGCATCCCCGATGCCTTTGGCGCTCCCTATTGTTTCTGGGGCTTCGGCGGGCGTACCGATGGCGCATCAATTCCCAACCACAACCCGCGATTTGCTCCGGAGCTGCAGCCGACGCTCACCACGGCGACGCAGGCTCTCATCGCCGCTGCTTACGCCTATCTGGGTAATCAGCGTAAGGATGTCCTTAAGGAGTAG
- a CDS encoding type 1 glutamine amidotransferase domain-containing protein — MAELDNKTIAIIATDGFEDSELTSPLEAVKKAGATVCVLAPEAGKITGKNGTEIDVDATTAASTGEAFDGIILPGGTDNADMLRLDKSAVEIVRNHVTEERPLGVICHGAWILTDADVLKGRTLTSFPSLQTDLRNAGATWVDEEVHCDQGLVSSRTPDDLPAFNAKLVEEFAEGQH; from the coding sequence ATGGCTGAACTTGATAATAAGACTATTGCAATCATCGCTACCGATGGTTTCGAGGACTCCGAGCTGACCTCTCCGCTGGAGGCAGTCAAGAAGGCCGGTGCTACCGTATGCGTGCTTGCTCCTGAGGCAGGCAAGATCACCGGCAAAAACGGCACCGAAATTGATGTTGATGCCACAACCGCCGCTTCTACCGGCGAGGCATTCGACGGCATCATTTTGCCAGGTGGTACCGATAATGCGGATATGCTCCGGCTGGACAAGTCCGCTGTAGAAATCGTGCGCAATCACGTCACCGAGGAGCGTCCGCTGGGCGTTATTTGCCACGGTGCTTGGATCCTGACCGATGCCGATGTGCTCAAGGGGCGTACCCTTACTTCTTTCCCCAGCCTGCAGACCGACCTGCGTAATGCCGGCGCTACTTGGGTAGACGAAGAGGTTCACTGCGACCAGGGTCTGGTTTCCTCCCGCACCCCGGACGATCTCCCGGCCTTCAACGCTAAGTTGGTTGAGGAATTCGCAGAGGGCCAGCACTAA
- a CDS encoding succinic semialdehyde dehydrogenase has translation MKTFTQTRLPQRVLNFLDTDPTRDVCGTGEQHQAHAPFTGEELFSFPVATAGDVEKAVNYARAGVGQGDRAAILLRLHDLVHENEELILDLIQAENGKSRSHAYDELMDLYNCARFYAVNIRKAFGADRHPGALPVLTKTRTQHYPLGVVGLISPWNYPLSLGVGDVLAALSAGNAVVHKPDSQTTLTAILLRRLAIEAGLPEAAWQLVPGRGAEVGDALVPLVDGLSFTGSTKAGKSIATQAAGRLIPTMLELGGKNPMLVLDDAPLKPTAQGAVRTAFSSSGQLCMSAERAYVHESVVEEFLAELQNALDQQVLGAAFSDAATIGSLTSQRQLDAVKAHVEDAVSKGATVVYGGKARPDLGPYFYEPTVLTGVTPEMDLYATETFGPVLAVYAVSSDAEAIQLANDTTYGLSASVWSGNSRRAWKVASQLEAGMVNINEGFAAAYGSIAAPGGGVKESGLNHRHGITGMRLWANERTVAEQRLHPLAPSEYISPERFRQLVSTGMQLMKTFRL, from the coding sequence ATGAAGACCTTCACTCAGACCCGTCTGCCCCAGCGAGTGCTCAATTTCTTGGACACGGACCCCACCCGCGATGTTTGCGGCACGGGTGAGCAGCACCAGGCTCATGCGCCATTTACCGGTGAGGAGCTCTTTAGCTTCCCTGTCGCCACCGCGGGGGACGTCGAGAAGGCCGTCAACTATGCGCGCGCCGGCGTTGGGCAAGGTGACCGCGCCGCCATCCTGCTGCGCCTGCACGACCTCGTTCACGAGAACGAGGAGCTCATCCTCGACCTCATCCAGGCAGAAAACGGCAAGTCCCGCTCCCATGCCTATGACGAGCTGATGGATCTGTATAACTGCGCGCGCTTCTACGCGGTCAATATCCGCAAGGCTTTCGGCGCAGACCGCCACCCCGGCGCGCTTCCCGTGCTGACTAAGACGCGCACCCAGCATTACCCACTGGGTGTAGTGGGGCTTATCTCTCCGTGGAACTATCCCCTGTCCCTCGGTGTGGGCGATGTTCTGGCAGCACTCTCGGCCGGTAATGCCGTGGTGCACAAGCCGGATTCTCAGACCACGCTGACGGCGATCCTTCTGCGACGCCTAGCCATCGAGGCGGGCCTTCCGGAGGCCGCTTGGCAGCTGGTTCCCGGCCGCGGGGCGGAGGTGGGTGATGCCCTCGTGCCGCTGGTGGATGGCCTCTCCTTTACTGGTTCCACCAAGGCCGGCAAGTCCATCGCCACCCAGGCTGCGGGGCGCCTCATCCCCACCATGCTGGAGTTGGGCGGCAAGAACCCGATGCTCGTGCTTGACGACGCCCCCCTCAAGCCCACCGCCCAAGGTGCCGTGCGCACCGCATTTTCCTCCTCCGGGCAGCTGTGCATGTCCGCCGAGCGCGCCTATGTCCACGAGAGCGTCGTTGAGGAGTTCCTCGCAGAACTTCAGAACGCGCTGGACCAGCAGGTGCTCGGCGCGGCCTTCTCCGATGCCGCCACCATCGGCTCGCTGACCTCGCAACGCCAGCTCGATGCCGTTAAAGCCCACGTGGAGGATGCCGTGTCCAAGGGCGCCACCGTGGTCTACGGAGGAAAGGCCCGGCCGGACCTTGGTCCATACTTTTATGAGCCCACCGTGCTGACTGGTGTGACCCCAGAGATGGATCTCTATGCCACCGAAACCTTCGGCCCGGTCCTCGCAGTCTATGCGGTGAGTTCCGACGCCGAGGCCATCCAGCTCGCCAACGACACCACCTACGGCCTTTCTGCCTCCGTGTGGTCCGGAAACTCCCGCCGCGCGTGGAAAGTCGCCTCCCAGCTGGAGGCCGGCATGGTCAACATTAATGAGGGCTTCGCCGCCGCCTATGGCTCGATCGCCGCGCCCGGTGGCGGCGTCAAAGAGTCTGGCCTAAACCACCGCCACGGCATTACCGGCATGCGCCTGTGGGCCAACGAACGCACCGTGGCCGAGCAGCGCCTGCACCCGCTTGCGCCTTCGGAGTACATCTCGCCGGAGCGCTTCCGCCAGCTGGTCTCCACCGGCATGCAGCTGATGAAGACTTTCCGGCTCTAA
- a CDS encoding AI-2E family transporter, with protein sequence MSSDQPSPNASSSEFAAAEAALGGRFDDSVDAASLNAVSPHPPGNQVDRSVVVSEVIKSASLWALRLTIIGIFLYASFRMLGNFWRGILPVLIALIICTVLAPIASAMRRKGLPSALAAAVTILVSFTAVGALFMFIAPDFARQSQTLYLQTVEGIQRLQLWAQGPPLNLDADEIGGYIDEIALWLQRQAGSIAGSVFTGIGTATSIVVTLFIIVVLTFFFLKDGHNFLPWLRQATGRRTGWHLTELLTRVWSTLGGFVRAQAVVSAVDAVFIGLGLALIGVPLAMALAIITFIAGFIPFVGAIVAGALSVTIALVSLGFTKALLVLGLVLLVQQLEGNVLSPWLQSKAMNLHPVIVLISVTVGSALFGLIGGFLAVPAAATIAVVYRYFQDMMMLQSGERTAEDLEFSTVAGFLIGRYTQQQGDHKREQWLSIPDHAAPEGAAEDVAHNGTSTLDQKLEANVDVDADFSERDGGARAGIKRAISALEQMLQSKGKD encoded by the coding sequence GTGAGTTCTGATCAGCCATCCCCCAACGCCTCTTCCTCTGAGTTCGCCGCCGCGGAGGCAGCGCTCGGCGGGCGTTTCGATGACTCCGTCGATGCTGCTTCGCTGAACGCTGTCTCTCCGCACCCGCCCGGCAACCAGGTGGATCGCTCCGTGGTCGTCAGCGAGGTCATCAAGTCCGCATCGCTGTGGGCACTCCGCCTGACCATCATCGGGATATTCCTGTATGCCTCCTTCCGCATGCTGGGCAACTTTTGGCGCGGCATCCTGCCCGTTCTCATAGCGCTGATTATTTGCACTGTGCTTGCCCCCATTGCGAGCGCCATGCGGCGCAAGGGACTGCCCTCAGCTCTCGCTGCGGCAGTGACCATTCTGGTGTCTTTTACTGCGGTGGGCGCTCTTTTTATGTTCATCGCACCGGACTTCGCGCGGCAGTCCCAGACACTGTATCTGCAGACGGTAGAGGGCATTCAGCGCTTGCAGCTATGGGCACAGGGCCCGCCGCTCAACCTCGACGCGGATGAGATCGGCGGCTACATCGATGAAATCGCCCTGTGGCTACAGCGCCAAGCAGGATCCATCGCGGGCTCCGTATTCACCGGCATTGGCACGGCGACTTCCATCGTGGTCACACTCTTCATCATCGTGGTGCTGACCTTCTTCTTCCTGAAGGACGGCCACAACTTCCTGCCCTGGCTGCGCCAGGCCACGGGCCGCCGGACCGGCTGGCACCTCACTGAGCTGCTGACCCGCGTGTGGAGCACGTTGGGTGGTTTCGTGCGGGCACAGGCTGTCGTCTCCGCCGTTGATGCTGTCTTTATCGGCCTCGGCCTGGCACTCATCGGTGTACCTTTGGCCATGGCGTTGGCCATCATCACGTTCATCGCCGGATTCATCCCCTTCGTCGGCGCGATCGTGGCCGGCGCACTGTCCGTGACCATCGCGCTGGTCTCCTTGGGTTTCACCAAGGCACTCCTAGTGCTTGGCCTGGTACTGCTGGTCCAGCAGCTCGAGGGCAACGTGCTTTCCCCGTGGCTGCAGTCAAAGGCCATGAACCTGCACCCGGTTATCGTATTGATTTCCGTGACCGTAGGTTCCGCACTCTTCGGCCTTATCGGTGGTTTCCTCGCCGTCCCGGCCGCAGCGACCATCGCGGTGGTCTACCGCTATTTCCAGGACATGATGATGCTCCAGTCAGGCGAGAGAACCGCCGAGGACTTGGAGTTTTCAACTGTCGCTGGTTTCCTCATCGGGCGCTACACGCAGCAACAGGGCGATCACAAGCGCGAGCAGTGGCTGTCCATCCCCGACCACGCCGCACCCGAAGGTGCGGCCGAAGACGTCGCCCACAACGGCACGAGCACTCTCGACCAAAAGCTCGAGGCGAATGTCGACGTTGACGCGGACTTCAGTGAGCGCGATGGAGGAGCACGAGCGGGGATCAAGCGCGCAATTAGCGCTCTCGAACAGATGTTGCAGTCAAAGGGCAAAGACTAA
- a CDS encoding winged helix DNA-binding domain-containing protein, whose translation MKELTRDELLARRLIAQGLAPSAARPTLASALDVAEHLLALQGQTYDAGIRALSLRAGCDEQKVLEDISHFRVVRCWPQRGTLHFMPAADVRWMSRLLYPRVASSQKSRRPSLGLSEEMFETCSEALHNAATSPLTRAQVYELFAEAGVDPTEGRGSHLLRAFGGAGDLVQGPKAGSQETFLHVDALPTVQREPEEPLAELARRYVEGHGPVSAADLQTWSKLSKSQAAKALTSAVARPMRHDGQDFWMAPWQEDVTAGEIDAALKIRLELPAFDEYLLGYAHKEWIVPDEIRDDVLTKNGLSWPWVMEGGRGVASLRYAR comes from the coding sequence ATGAAGGAACTTACCCGCGACGAGCTTCTCGCCCGTCGGCTCATCGCTCAAGGCCTTGCACCATCGGCCGCGCGGCCGACTCTGGCGTCGGCCCTCGATGTTGCTGAACATCTCCTCGCCCTCCAAGGCCAGACCTACGATGCCGGCATCAGAGCGCTTTCTCTTCGCGCCGGCTGCGATGAGCAAAAGGTACTCGAAGACATTTCTCACTTTCGCGTGGTGCGCTGTTGGCCGCAGCGCGGCACGCTGCATTTCATGCCGGCTGCCGACGTCCGCTGGATGTCCCGCCTGCTCTACCCGCGCGTAGCCTCCAGCCAGAAGTCTCGGCGGCCCAGTCTAGGGCTCAGCGAAGAAATGTTTGAGACGTGCTCTGAGGCCCTTCACAACGCAGCGACATCACCTTTAACCCGCGCGCAGGTCTATGAGCTTTTCGCTGAAGCTGGTGTTGATCCCACTGAAGGCAGGGGCTCCCATCTACTCCGCGCTTTCGGCGGTGCCGGCGACCTCGTGCAGGGCCCGAAAGCTGGCAGCCAAGAGACTTTCCTCCACGTCGACGCGCTGCCTACCGTCCAGCGTGAACCGGAGGAACCGCTTGCTGAGCTGGCCCGGCGCTATGTCGAAGGGCACGGCCCAGTGTCCGCAGCCGACCTCCAAACATGGTCCAAGCTCAGCAAATCCCAGGCCGCCAAGGCACTGACATCGGCGGTTGCTCGACCTATGCGCCACGATGGTCAGGACTTCTGGATGGCCCCCTGGCAGGAGGATGTCACAGCTGGCGAGATCGATGCAGCCCTCAAAATCCGCCTCGAGCTCCCCGCTTTTGATGAATACCTTCTGGGCTATGCGCACAAGGAATGGATCGTTCCCGATGAGATCCGCGATGATGTCCTTACCAAGAACGGCCTCAGCTGGCCGTGGGTCATGGAGGGCGGACGCGGGGTCGCAAGCCTGCGGTACGCGAGGTAA
- a CDS encoding cation diffusion facilitator family transporter: MSSLSSEQLLLERFMKLSIAAAVVTIVLKVIAAAVTGSVGFLSDALESGVNLVAAVVGFIAIKIAAKPADANHQFGHGKAEYVSALVEGAMIFVAAAMIIYTAIRRLLHPLPLEQPSVGLLLSLIAAVVNLVVGVMLVRAGKQYRSSTLQADGQHLLTDVWTSVGVIVGIGAVALTGWLWLDPVIALAVGINILWTGYKLLKESLSSLLSESLPKEEHAQLDALLNELEDHHQVSFTSRRTVAAGRQRLVYLTMDVPGEWTVLHSHTIADRIEDAIDELFSGAEVFIHVEPAGTVHRRVLRML, from the coding sequence TTGTCTTCTCTTAGCTCAGAGCAACTGCTGCTCGAGCGCTTTATGAAGCTCTCCATCGCCGCCGCCGTCGTCACCATTGTGCTCAAAGTGATTGCTGCCGCGGTGACGGGGTCGGTGGGCTTCCTTTCGGATGCTCTCGAGTCCGGTGTCAACCTAGTCGCCGCAGTGGTGGGATTCATCGCCATCAAGATTGCCGCCAAGCCCGCGGATGCGAACCACCAGTTTGGTCATGGCAAGGCCGAATATGTTTCCGCGCTGGTGGAAGGTGCGATGATTTTCGTCGCGGCCGCGATGATCATCTACACGGCCATCCGGCGCCTCTTGCACCCGCTGCCGCTCGAGCAACCAAGCGTGGGTCTATTGCTGTCGCTGATAGCCGCGGTAGTGAACTTGGTAGTAGGCGTGATGCTGGTCCGCGCAGGTAAGCAGTACCGTTCTTCTACTCTGCAGGCGGATGGCCAGCACCTGCTTACCGACGTCTGGACCTCCGTCGGCGTCATCGTCGGCATTGGGGCAGTGGCGTTGACAGGCTGGCTGTGGCTGGACCCCGTCATTGCGCTTGCCGTGGGCATTAACATCCTGTGGACCGGGTACAAGCTGCTCAAGGAATCCTTGAGTTCCCTTTTGTCGGAATCCTTGCCCAAGGAGGAGCATGCCCAGCTGGACGCGCTTCTCAATGAGCTGGAGGACCACCACCAGGTCTCCTTCACCTCGCGCCGCACAGTGGCAGCGGGTCGTCAGCGCCTTGTGTACCTGACGATGGACGTGCCCGGCGAATGGACGGTGTTGCACTCGCACACCATCGCCGACCGTATCGAGGACGCCATCGACGAGCTTTTCTCCGGTGCCGAGGTGTTCATCCACGTTGAACCAGCCGGCACGGTGCACCGCCGTGTCCTGCGGATGTTGTAG